From the genome of Lotus japonicus ecotype B-129 chromosome 6, LjGifu_v1.2, one region includes:
- the LOC130724117 gene encoding uncharacterized protein LOC130724117 — MPSGAKKRKAAKKKKEKGTNTTPSTNNPQGDNELKSQSQDERGSDGGEGGSPAYRDSEHAFGGRNEDVVESDPPAAQPSAAVANDIKIDDEERGGKDLIAEKSDEGKDVSVDNVESAKGVKDFKAEESNDASVVHIESAKKSDYVNGSSGGISHDEPFTFTTKSSKDEPYNSVKPTVAFDELVKSIDSSHAKMALIAQNAPVEETVNAVVESSAGSFEAVSSASVLKRDTGNALVEKSVGSQVGSTDIAGKSNEDKVYPFSDEDARASSLEEPRPKKFDLKVSASVSHGRNPESTNGAEHAKDSETPECSENQPLVASAPHMVQKTSWLSCCGLFEVLSGSSR; from the exons ATGCCATCAGGTGCTAAGAAGAGGAAAGCTGCcaagaaaaagaaggaaaagggAACCAATACCACCCCATCAACCAACAACCCTCAAG GAGATAATGAGTTGAAGTCCCAATCTCAAGATGAGAGAGGAAGTGATGGCGGCGAGGGTGGTTCGCCCGCGTATCGCGATAGTGAGCATGCATTCGGTGGAAGGAATGAAGATGTGGTGGAAAGTGATCCACCAGCTGCTCAGCCTTCTGCTGCTGTTGCCAATGACATtaagattgatgatgaagaaagaGGTGGTAAGGATTTGATAGCTGAGAAGAGTGATGAGGGCAAAGATGTAAGTGTTGACAATGTTGAATCTGCTAAAGGAGTAAAGGATTTCAAAGCTGAGGAGAGCAATGATGCAAGTGTTGTCCACATTGAGTCTGCAAAGAAATCAGATTATGTGAATGGGAGCTCTGGTGGGATTTCACATGATGAACCCTTCACTTTCACTACGAAGAGCTCAAAGGATGAGCCCTATAATTCTGTAAAACCGACAGTTGCTTTTGATGAGTTGGTTAAATCCATTGATTCTTCGCATGCCAAGATGGCGTTGATTGCTCAAAATGCTCCGGTCGAGGAGACTGTTAATGCAGTTGTGGAATCTTCTGCTGGTTCTTTTGAAGCGGTGAGCTCTGCATCTGTGCTGAAAAGAGATACTGGAAATGCTTTAGTAGAGAAATCAGTGGGCTCTCAAGTAGGTTCAACTGATATTGCCGGGAAGAGCAACGAGGATAAAGTATATCCATTTTCTGATGAGGATGCTAGAGCATCAAGTTTGGAGGAACCTAGGCCAAAGAAATTTGACCTTAAAGTATCAGCATCAGTATCTCATGGTCGTAACCCTGAATCTACCAATGGTGCAGAACATGCTAAAGATTCTGAGACTCCAGAATGCTCTGAAAATCAG CCTCTAGTAGCATCAGCTCCACACATGGTGCAAAAAACCTCATGGTTGAGTTGCTGTGGACTGTTTGAAGTTCTATCAGGCTCCAGCAGATAA